The DNA window GAGATAGAAAGGATATAGGGAGAATAAGGGAGAAGCAGATAGACAAAGTAAGAAGGCCAATTAGTCAAACAATAATAAGAGAGAAATCAGAGTGTACAATAGTACTAAATTTAACCTAGCCTAATATGGAAACAGTTGAAGGTAATATGACCCTTTCAACAACTAACTATGAGATAATTAAGGAATCTACTAGCTGCCAATAATTAAGGAAATCTACTAACTATGAGTTATTTAAGGAATATGTTATATTCTGAGTAGTCAATGTGTGTACACATGGTGGTGGGACACTACATTTCATCTCCGTGAGAAGCCTCCTTGACTGTCTTATTGTCTGCCTTTGGGTTTTTGTCAGTTGAATTTGCCTCCATCATAGCATGAATCTGTTTTTAATTCTTCATAATGCCTTCAATCAGATAGGCTTGGTAGACCTACATTTGTGtcccttaaaatatttttcatcacCTATAACAAAGGCCTTTTCTGGTCTGGCTTGATATTCTTCCCATGTATTTGATTATTGGGTTTCAGTATTTGTTGTGGTTCCTTTTTCTTCCTTGTCATTCGCCCATGGTGGTTTAAAATTTCCCCCTTTAATCCTGCTAACAGGTTTCACAATGGATTAGACAAGCTGGTTGCGATAATTTTAGTCTTTCTGCAGGTGTCTTGCATAACTTTTTCTTATACGCAAGCTAATGTTATCGCTTGATCCAGTGTTGTGGGCTGTGTAATGTATCATGACAAGAGAACCCTCAATCCCATCAACTTCAAAATATAATCCTTTAATTTCCCGACTTGATTTACTATGTGAAACTGGACTACAACATCACAATGCCCCTTTTCTTGGAAAGTAGTCATGATAAGAAATCTggccaaaaataataaatcttccCATGGAATAGCTGGTGAACCACAGGTCTGCCGCTCCATCAAGATAGCAAGCCTTGTCATTGTCATCGATATGGTGGTTTTTGAAAAATCGGGTTGCTTAGTCACCCTACCTCGTGGGTTCATGCCATCGGATCGTGCAAATTCCATCTTGGGTGTTTTCGTCGTTGACCCCAAATAGCTTCTGTTGGCATTATCGGTATTGTTTTTGTGATTTGGGGGATTCGGCAAAATTCCATGGTAAATACTTGGTCTTTCTTGAGTGGCAGGGATCGGAATCTCGTTTCTCAGATTGCCCCTTGTCCCCCTTCTTGTGAGGAATACGACGTCTTTCCTTTCAGACTGGTGTTTTCATTAGAACCTTCTGCAAACTTATGTTTCAACAAGAATCCCGAGGTTTTATTCCAGTCAGCTATGTTCTTCGAGAGTTCTGAGAAATCGGATGACTGCTTTAATTGATCTTTCTCAATTGCTTTAAACCTTTGTGAATTCTCATATGTTTGCTTCTTCTGATCCTTTTCCATTGAGTCGATCCAAGATTTTTTGTATGGCATCTTCAGGCGCCATAAGGAAAGAATAGGATTTATTTGATACCAGATGTCATGAACCAAGTAACGTGTAACGAGTAATAGTGACGAGGCAGAAAGAATAAGGGAGACGAGAAGCATGAGGATCGAAGCAGACAGACTAATTAAGGTAGGCCTAATAGCCAAACAATAATAAGAGAGAATCAGACTGTACAATTGTACTAAACTTAACCCAACCTAATATGAAAACTGGTGAAGGTTATATAACCCTTTCAACGAGTATGACATGATTAAGGAATCTACTAACTACCAATAGCTAAAATTATACTAACCAACAATTAAGGAGATCTCCTAACTATGAGCTATTTGAGGAATCTTTCATATTCTAATGAGCAAAATGTGAGATGTGTATAACAAGGTGAACGGTTCATGTTGGTAAAGCAAGAGCTACTGACTTGGCTATTAAAATTTGTACAAGTCACCAAGATTTCAACTACTCAATAGTTCGTGATTCATTGCAATTTGTTTCTTACATGCATGGTTTTAATGATATAAGCAAGTCACACTTTGGCACGttcttttcattaatttgtCTGTTCAGGAAGTTTGTTCAACCTGCTCGTCTAAATTCATGTAATACCTCTGATTCATTCTTctgtataatatttgtttgttttcaggaaaaaaaatacatataatttgaaattctgTAAGGATTGCTCGAGTGATTCGTACCTTCACGGATAAAAAGGTCTCGAAAGATTCTCTTTAGATAAGCATAGTCAGGTTTATCATCAAACCTCAGAGAACGACAATAGTGGAAATATGATGCAAATTCTGTTGGATAGCCTCGACACAATGCCTGGATGAAAAGTTGACCAAGTTCTATATAAGTTAATCATGCAATGGAAAATAACGAAAGAACAGTAAATCTCTAAAAGCATAAATTTTACCTCAATTGTCGTAGATGCTTTCTTTTCACTAATCTTATCGTACTTCTGCTTCTTGTTTCCCGCTTTTAGCCCTTGCCAAGGGAGGCTACAAATATATCCATTTGTAAGTGATGAGCATGAAAATGGGAAATAAAAtgaactgaaaaaataaaattaaggaaACAACATACCTTCCTTTTAAGAAATACATAAAAACAAATCCAAGAGATTCGAGATCATCCCTTCTACTTTGTTCTGTGCggtaaaaagagaaaaattgtaAAAGAGCATCACAAAGGGTAAATGACCTGCAGAAAAGAGACAAAGTAAATATATACCGATTCCACGGTGGGTATTAACACTAGCATATCTTGCTGTGCCAGTCAAATTCTTGTTTTCCCTGGAACATGAAATATCGTCAGCAACGCacctaaaaaacaaaaaactaacTTCTTAGGAAAAGTAAAATGGGGAGACCTGTAAGGAATGTGCTGCTGTGTATAAGAGTCTTTGTATTTCTTAGCCAAACCAAAGTCTATAGAATAAACCTGCGCAGTTCAAATATATAGACCATTGAACAAgagaaatacaaaataaaatatttgaatcgaACACCAACttccaacaacaaaaaaaacctGATTTGCACGTCGTCCTAAGCCCATAAGAAAATTGTCCGGCTTAATATCTCGATGAAGGAATGTTTTTGAATGAACAAACTCAACACGATTCAACTGCGTGAAAAAAATGATATCCAAGAGACAGTTGAGCTGATGGAGCCCACATAAATgcgaaaaaataaataaataaaggaaagaAAATGTGCCATTTGATCTGCAAGCATAAGGACAGTCTTCAGTGACATTTTCCGGCTGCAAAAGTTGAACAAATCTTCAAGACTAGGCCCAAGCAAATCCATGACAAGAACATTATAGTCCCCTTCAACTCCAAACCATTTTAGATTTGGAATTCCAGCTGCAAAAATTAAAGGTAAAAAGGTACATACTGATGAGTATCACagtaaagaagaaaagaaactTGAACTTGGAAGAATCAATAAACTCATTACTTCCTCCTTGTAGTATTTTATACAGCTTCGATTCATAAAGCAGTTGAGGATGCTTGGTCTTCACATTCTCCTGCCATTTTGATTAAGCAAAACATAAACATGGgttattattatgaatgtaTCTTTCTTCTTAATGAAAATTATCAAGCAACATTgttgggccttgtttgatctagggttattAAAAATTTGGTTATTTGGGTAGAAAGACACTatggatttatttattttattaaataaagagtattttggTTGATTACATGAATGGCTTATGATGAGTAGATTGTTGATTAGATAGTGGGTAATTTagaattaatctcaaataacccaagtCAAAGAAGGCCTGGCTTTCTCCCTTATTCTTTTCTACTCATTCTATCTATCTTCTCACAACCATTCTACACCAAGTCACTAACTAAGTAGACAATTAGGCAAGTTTCAGAACAAAAAGTTTTCACAAATTGATAAGTGAGCCCCAGTTCTTGTTAAGCAATAACAAGTTTGATAAGAACAGAAAAGCAAGATTAGAACACACTTACAAGCTTAATTGCAACTTTCTCATTTGTCTGGATATTAGAAcctgaaaaaaattaaacacaagATCATTAAAAACAGCACAATACTCAAAACTGAATGACTTTAAATCACAAACAGTAATTCAAACAACAACAAACCTATGTGGATCTCTCCAAATGAACCACTCCCGATCTTCTTTCCCAATCGAAATTTATAACCAATACGAGGCTCCATCTAAAAAGCACCCAAAATCAGCAGGAAACTGTGGCTATCATATGCATCAATTTCTCACTAACAGCACACATAAAGCAGAAAGATCGATGATTTATCTCGATCGGAGACTAAACCAATAAGGGTCTCAAAGAAAACGAATGAAGAAACCTGGGGATGAAGGGAAGATAGAGATTGCCGTAAGAAATCAAAACGAATGTATCTAAAGACGAAAGATAAAACAAAATAGATCTTTAGAGTGAAATTGTCAGTACGTATACTTTTAACGGAGAGATTTAGgtttaagaagaagaagaatctggAAGCAAAATCAAGCCACCGTTTTGATTCTATCCAATCGAGCCGAAGAAGTAAAGCAAAGCAAAGCAAAGCTAAAGAACACCTAACCCACAAGGCACACTTTATAATTAACGTAGTATAATTCACGGAacagtttcccaaactaactttgtttggcgttcactttcccaaactaacctagtttactattcaaactcattttttttttaatttttttttttattttttacatttcaaatttattatatatatatatagatatatatatttaaattattatttatataaactaaattatttatattttgatatatattttaaattattatttttataaatttaattatttatattttgatttataatttaaattattatttttataaatttaattatttatattttaatataaatatttaatggttCATTaacttaaacatatttttaggaagacaacacaataaaaattgataaaattattattattaaattatataaaagttgtcaaaattattttaataaaaaacaatccaataaatataaataataatttgaatgaaaagttgtcaaaattattttaataaaagataacccaataaatataaataataatttgaatagtaaaaaaaataaatttatggggATGAAAATCATATGCCacgtgtgtatatatatatatgtaaatctatatatatataataaatttgaaatgtaaatatatatatatatatatatatatattaaaatgtaaataattaaatttataaaaaaataatttaaattatatatcaaaatataaataatcaaatttataaaaataataatttaaaatatatatcaaaatataaataatttagtttatataaataataatttaaatatatatatatatatatatataataaatttgaaatataaaaaaaaattaaaaaataaaaaataaaaaataaaaaataaaaaataaaaaataaaaaactgagtttaaatagtaaactaagttagtttgggaataaatgaacaaactaggttagtttgggaaagtgaacgccaaacaaggttagtttgggaaactgtTCATAATTCACGGGCTCGTTTGACCTTATTAATAAGGGCCTTATTATAAATCTTTTCACTTTTATTACCGGACATGCTTTTGCTTTAATTTCTCattcataacaaaatatttaagatCTTTGTTTTATgcattgaattatttgatttgtaggttattttaccctttattttaattttgaatatataataattagggtttaaagtAAGAaggagaaattatttttatattttaataaagtcaAGCTAGGAATTTCAAATGGAAGAAATTCATAAATCCGCCGTTAAAGATTCAAGCTTTCGAATTTTTTGAAATCTTTGACCTTATGGATTTATTAGTTTTAGATTTGTTTAGAGAGACTATTTATAACTTCCCGAAGTCGGTTGGATGGCtcaagtggattgaatcagccaaaattCAATTATGGTATTTTATCCCTATTGATGTAGGGAAAATAATCATCGAAGTAGGATGATCATTTTAGCTTTTGAATTAGTCGATTTGGTTGACTATCGGCTGTATTTCAAATTAGAAAATCAAAGGAGTGGACTTCATCCTTAATTATCCCTCCGGCGTCGCAAAGAGGAAGATGATCGAGGCGTGAAACGACGTCATTTCGGGCGAGAACGCAAACGTGGAGCAGTCCGTTAGCGTTTCGTCCATGTTTGAGCCATTCTGTTGCGTTCTAACTGATAGAGCTAACGCTCGGTTAGCTAATCAGGTGCAACGTAGGGGCGCATTCCCTATGTTGCAGCGAGCTACGCAGACGCATCTAGAGTGTTGAATGACAATTCAACGCTCATCTGATAATCATGGTGTTGGATGTAATTGTTTTTCACAATTTCGGCCACACATGatcactaatttatttatttcaaagcTTAAGGGTTTGTctgtaattgatttttctttcacccttttgactttaattttgatctttttaaatacacaaaatattaaatagttaattgattgagaataaataattgtttatatgaaaataaataattattaataaagtagTAACAAAAAATGTGAGATTAACCGAAAATTGATTATTGCAGTTGGAGAGTATAtaaggaaaataatataatttacaaaatattcgGTTGAGGAATTGATTATGGTAGGTGGAGGGTATATAAGAAAGAAATCATGATATGCAGAAAATACATtagacaatattaaaaaattatctcaaaatcaacttctctttatttttttcattctccCTCAATTGTATTCACCATAGCAGTTAGGGTTCTATCTCTTTCACATTAATTCTTATCTACTCTTCGTTCTTAATTATAATTCTCTTGTTCGTTACTTTAAAATATACACCTAGTTCAAGTTTAAGGTATATATCATTGATATCAGAGCAACATTTTTGGAAATATGGTGGAAACACGTATCGACATGGAGCTTAATGAAATTCGCAGCCGTAATCAAGCGCAGAACGAACGACTGATGGCTCAAGAGGCCCGATTTGAAAGGATGCAAACTATAATAGCTTCAATGAGTGATGCGATCAACCGACTAAGTTCAACAATTGGGAATAATCAAGAACCATAAAATGAAGGTCCAAACCTCCGAGGTGATAATCAGCATGATCGTAGACGAGACAAAAATGTCAAATATCGAAAAGTTCATAACGAGGAAAGGTATCAATCTCCAACTAGACTGTCGAAGATAGATTTTACAAAGTTTAATGTTGAAGAAGTGGATGATTAGATTTACGAAGTCGAGTAAATCCAATCATCCACTTATTTATCGTTAAACTTTGAAAAATCTATATTCGATAGTTTAGTTGGAGATTGatacattttcttgttatgaaCTTTTTGATATCTGAAATCTTCGTATCGTCTACGTTCACGCTGATTATCACCTTGGAGGTTTGGACCTTCATTTCGTGGTTCTTGATTATTCCCAGTTGTTGAACTTAGTCGGTTAATCACATCACACATTGAAGCCATTATAACTTTCATCCTTTCAAATCGGCCTCTTGAGCCATGAGTCGTTCGTCCTGCATTTGATTACGGCTGTAAATTTCATTTAGTTCCCCGTCGATACGTGTTTCCACCAAATTTCCAAAACGTTGATATGTTACCAATGATATAACTTAAACTtgaattatgtatatatattaaagtaaatgaacaagataattataattaaaaacgAAGAGTAGATAAGAATTAATGGGGAAAAGATAAAATCCTAACTACTAAGGTGAATACAATTGGGGGAGAACGAAGAAGATGGAGAGAAGTTCATCTTGAGAGAATTCTCGAATAATATCTTATGTGTTTTATGCAGATCAGAATCTCTTCCTTATATAGCCTCCACATACCATAATCAATTCCTTAGCCGAATATTctgtagattttttttttacttatatactCTTCAGCTGCCATAATCAATTTCCCGTCAATCTCACATTTGGCTactaccttattaataattatttattttcatataaataattatttattctcaaTCAGTTAACTATTCCATATTTTGGCTAACTTCCTTATTAATAACGGTTACGTTTACCCCTCAACTTATTTTAGGGTTAAGAAACATAACCCTAATAATCCCTCCTAACAAAATCTTCACTTAGTTTTTGtgtacttaaattttttttgtgatCTCTTTCTTGTTGTGGATattttccttatttatttattttaattattatttatatttattgtggGGTTGAATTTGTGTGGATCTTATAATGATGATGAAGAGtaattagtaaaattatttatttatattattttttgtgtagagtttgatttttaaattcatttttacaaGTGTTACTTAGTCTTCTAAATTTGTAGACAATTGGAATGATGTATTATGGTTATATGATCTTACATCCATTCGTTTTCCTTCCCAATATCCTTAAGTTGAATTTGAGGTACCCACTTAATTATGTTGGTTTAATAAGTACTATcagttataatatatttcataagtttatattgaaattattttcaatatttgagttcatatattatttaataattgtatattagttgataataaaaattaaagtcaattaatttgatttattaaaatataaagtttatggacttatttagtatttataataaatatggggatatatttgtgtagaaacaaaaataccatttattattttgttgatagGTCGAATAGTAAATAGGTATATTAGGGATAgatccccaacccatatagatagcctaccCAAGGTTGTTAAAATCTTACGAATTTACGATTTCACGTAAGGTTAACGAGTATGATTTTAAGtaactcttaaataggtaaacttttacgattttattagtttgtaaataatttcgattttacgtttaaaaaacaaatttatatttaaaaattaaaaaataaagttattatttattctaataaaatttttaatataataaattttttaagtataattttttcataGTGTTATTTAGAGGAGTGATATGGGAGgaaatttgagggagggaatgtgggagagaataatgtgtcaCTATATCAAtggttggaaaaatgataaaaggtgaggaaagagaaaagagagagaaattttgttatttttgttatttacttattattattttttaattaattttatatttaaatatataaaattttaaaattggctAAGTATAAAATacctaattatatttaaataataataataatatctaactattattttttaaaattaaactcttacgatttcaagtaaactctagattttacgagtttacaactgTCCAAcaattttacgtaaactctcgattttgagaGCCTTGATCCTACCTATTATGTTTATCTCATTAGACAAAAGGTAGAggatgttcatctctcaagaacactcaaggGATATTGATAGAGGGTTGGAATACTTAAACCATACCCACATCATTCATTACTGATCCAAGTCTAGATTTAGAACCGTGAGATGCAAGATCGAAGAAGATTCGAAGAACAACGTAGAACAACTTAATGAATTGTTCGTTATTAAAGATTTATGTATGTTTTCGCAATTTATGTTTGGCTCAACTTATGGACATAGAGTATTAAAAATGTAGacttaatgaataaaaatttagacTAAAGTTTCTTAGGCGTATCtagaatttgttatttttaagaattatatctaaaatggttaaatttGTTAAGgatattattaaactaaaaatatcaTAAGAAATACACcataatatatgatttattttgttttaaaattaaatgcattaaagttagagttgcattaatgtattctcatgcatctaatttggattttcttatccATACTTAAGTTAATTTGATATGGATTACAATTAAGTAAAATAGActtagtctctatatgaactcacatcatattgtgtgtaagaaaataaaaaaaattgaaataaaaataacataaatagtgttcacttagcaaatac is part of the Impatiens glandulifera chromosome 1, dImpGla2.1, whole genome shotgun sequence genome and encodes:
- the LOC124937292 gene encoding casein kinase 1-like protein 2, whose amino-acid sequence is MEPRIGYKFRLGKKIGSGSFGEIHIGSNIQTNEKVAIKLENVKTKHPQLLYESKLYKILQGGTGIPNLKWFGVEGDYNVLVMDLLGPSLEDLFNFCSRKMSLKTVLMLADQMLNRVEFVHSKTFLHRDIKPDNFLMGLGRRANQVYSIDFGLAKKYKDSYTQQHIPYRENKNLTGTARYASVNTHRGIEQSRRDDLESLGFVFMYFLKGSLPWQGLKAGNKKQKYDKISEKKASTTIEALCRGYPTEFASYFHYCRSLRFDDKPDYAYLKRIFRDLFIREGFQFDYVFDWTILKYQQSQLATPPSRALAAGTSSGVPHAIANMDRQSGGEDGKGGAGWSSANPSNVRNTSGILVNSGSLSKQKGQVANESSSTKDPALSSVNAMVSSGFSRRPAVSSSHDTGILPGIDFDSNLRKISTSIAQRNSPVVSSDNKPGSYSRNEVSIKNLDTSLKGIESLHFNKDERLHY